One Shewanella sp. MR-4 DNA window includes the following coding sequences:
- the purE gene encoding 5-(carboxyamino)imidazole ribonucleotide mutase, whose amino-acid sequence MQALVAVVMGSKSDWPTMEAAAEIMDKLQVPYHVEVVSAHRTPDKLMEFAASAADRGFKIIIGGAGGAAHLPGMIASKTRLPVLGVPVQSKALSGMDSLLSIVQMPKGIAVGTLAIGTAGAFNAGLLACQILANNDAELATRLEAFREEQTRAVLDNPDPREA is encoded by the coding sequence ATGCAAGCCCTTGTTGCTGTTGTTATGGGTTCTAAGAGTGATTGGCCCACAATGGAAGCCGCCGCTGAGATCATGGATAAACTGCAAGTGCCTTACCATGTTGAAGTCGTATCTGCCCATAGAACGCCAGATAAACTGATGGAGTTTGCAGCCAGTGCAGCTGACCGTGGTTTTAAAATTATTATCGGTGGTGCGGGCGGTGCTGCTCACTTACCCGGTATGATTGCCTCAAAAACTCGCTTACCCGTATTAGGTGTACCAGTACAAAGCAAAGCGCTGTCGGGCATGGATAGCTTACTGTCTATCGTGCAGATGCCAAAAGGCATTGCCGTAGGCACACTGGCCATCGGAACCGCTGGAGCCTTTAACGCCGGATTACTCGCCTGCCAAATTCTTGCGAATAACGATGCCGAACTTGCCACGCGTTTAGAAGCCTTTAGAGAAGAACAAACCCGCGCAGTGCTGGACAATCCCGATCCGAGGGAAGCCTAA
- the purK gene encoding 5-(carboxyamino)imidazole ribonucleotide synthase, with amino-acid sequence MTQASAKPKVWVLGNGQLGAMLTHAGEPLAIDVRAVDIMTPTDEILPLAPHDIITAEREQWPESALSLQLSTHPHFVNGPVFSRLADRYSQKSLLDQIQVPTAPWTLVDDKTDAENLYQAFGPRVLMKRRTGGYDGKGQHWLKQAEAGEIPQDWRNLAIAEQAINFDEEVSLVGVRTREGQCVFYPLTLNLHQDGILMASISPLTRLNHLQAQAEGMLSAIMHELEYVGVMAMECFRVGDKLLVNELAPRVHNSGHWTQAGTHMDQFQLHLRALCGIAIPQPQVNFQCVMVNLIGIDNDTRWLSLPNAELYWYNKEVRSGRKVGHLNLSVPNLAVLKDSIGALQTWMPSQYQAPLAWILAEFAKD; translated from the coding sequence ATGACTCAAGCAAGTGCAAAACCTAAGGTTTGGGTATTAGGTAATGGTCAGCTCGGCGCCATGCTAACTCACGCTGGCGAGCCGCTGGCTATTGATGTTCGCGCCGTCGATATCATGACGCCCACCGATGAAATCCTGCCGCTGGCACCTCACGATATCATCACCGCCGAACGCGAGCAGTGGCCCGAATCCGCCCTAAGCTTACAACTCAGCACCCATCCGCATTTTGTTAACGGCCCAGTATTTAGCCGTTTAGCTGACCGTTATAGCCAAAAAAGCTTACTCGATCAGATCCAAGTCCCAACCGCGCCTTGGACACTCGTAGATGATAAGACCGACGCCGAAAACCTATACCAAGCCTTTGGTCCTCGCGTGCTGATGAAGCGCCGCACGGGTGGCTACGACGGTAAGGGTCAACATTGGCTAAAACAAGCCGAAGCGGGAGAGATCCCCCAAGATTGGCGTAACTTGGCCATTGCCGAGCAAGCAATTAACTTCGATGAAGAAGTGTCCTTAGTCGGCGTACGTACCCGTGAAGGTCAATGCGTGTTTTATCCATTAACACTTAACCTGCATCAAGACGGCATTTTGATGGCATCGATTTCGCCACTGACTCGTCTGAATCACCTGCAAGCACAAGCGGAAGGCATGCTGAGCGCTATTATGCATGAGCTGGAATATGTCGGCGTGATGGCGATGGAATGTTTCCGAGTTGGCGATAAGCTGCTGGTTAACGAGTTAGCCCCGCGGGTGCACAACTCTGGCCATTGGACCCAAGCGGGTACCCATATGGATCAATTCCAACTGCATTTAAGAGCCCTGTGCGGCATTGCTATTCCGCAGCCACAGGTAAACTTTCAATGCGTGATGGTCAACCTGATTGGTATCGATAACGATACCCGTTGGTTAAGCCTGCCTAATGCCGAGCTTTATTGGTACAACAAAGAAGTGCGATCTGGCCGTAAAGTCGGGCACTTAAATCTTTCGGTACCTAATCTTGCCGTGTTAAAAGACAGCATTGGCGCACTACAAACTTGGATGCCAAGCCAATATCAAGCGCCCCTCGCGTGGATTTTAGCAGAGTTTGCTAAAGACTAA
- a CDS encoding sensor domain-containing diguanylate cyclase, producing MKLRDNFKRKTIDRLDYRYHLLLLIVPILLFVLLFVFNAPTEGWTILPLLFVCLIYVFAYSLIYYLHQGRLTRLWLHLEQVVSINDAIYELAHLSSQYKNEHAFLDALLNKAVCIINGAEMGSIIKVNEETHRLHFESVVGLDLNMLKQLNFSLEQSFEYRLTKGKCDRVVVVDDMKNINAASTLTEEEQHILLTAAKHPIRSTLSSPIRIDGKLYGMLNLDSSSVGAFSDYDRNLVSILTHEASNAIALYQKSLQITKLANFDNLTGLYNRKNFEDALLHWQPKAHLGSYLVIIDMDNLKTINDQQGHQVGDLAIKQVAKTILGFWKHKGIISRFGGDEFVALCHGPLEQLENDLDAMRLKLHQESSLNLNFSVGMSAFDNDWAKSFKLADHAMYEQKRGKKKAVKALEAIAAKNQLMQ from the coding sequence GTGAAATTAAGGGATAATTTTAAACGTAAAACCATAGACCGCTTAGACTACCGCTATCATCTATTACTGCTGATAGTGCCAATACTGCTATTCGTCTTATTGTTTGTGTTTAATGCTCCCACCGAAGGCTGGACTATCCTTCCATTGCTGTTTGTCTGTCTTATCTATGTGTTTGCCTACAGCTTAATTTATTATCTTCATCAGGGTCGCTTAACGCGGCTATGGCTGCATTTAGAGCAGGTTGTCAGTATTAACGATGCCATTTACGAGCTTGCCCACTTATCGAGCCAATATAAAAACGAGCATGCGTTTCTCGACGCGCTGCTTAATAAAGCCGTCTGTATCATTAACGGTGCAGAAATGGGCAGCATCATCAAAGTCAACGAAGAGACCCATAGACTGCATTTCGAATCCGTTGTTGGGCTCGACCTTAACATGCTCAAGCAATTGAATTTTTCCCTCGAGCAATCCTTCGAGTATCGTCTCACTAAAGGGAAATGTGACCGTGTAGTTGTGGTCGATGATATGAAAAACATCAATGCCGCCAGCACGCTCACCGAAGAAGAACAACACATCTTACTCACGGCTGCCAAACATCCTATCCGCTCTACGTTGTCCAGCCCAATACGCATTGACGGCAAACTCTACGGCATGCTTAATCTCGATAGCAGTAGCGTTGGCGCATTTAGCGACTACGACCGCAATCTGGTCTCTATCCTCACCCATGAAGCCAGCAATGCGATTGCCTTGTATCAAAAATCGCTGCAAATCACCAAATTGGCGAATTTCGACAATCTCACCGGACTCTATAACCGCAAAAATTTTGAAGATGCCCTACTTCATTGGCAACCCAAGGCACACTTAGGCAGTTATTTGGTGATTATCGATATGGATAATCTCAAGACCATTAATGACCAACAGGGGCACCAAGTCGGCGATCTCGCCATTAAGCAAGTGGCTAAGACTATCCTCGGCTTCTGGAAGCACAAAGGCATTATCTCGCGTTTTGGCGGCGATGAGTTTGTTGCCCTCTGCCATGGTCCGCTTGAGCAGCTCGAAAACGATCTCGATGCCATGCGCCTCAAGCTACACCAAGAGTCATCCCTAAACCTTAACTTCAGCGTGGGGATGTCAGCATTTGACAATGATTGGGCCAAGTCCTTTAAACTGGCGGACCATGCTATGTATGAGCAAAAACGCGGTAAGAAAAAGGCAGTTAAAGCACTCGAAGCCATTGCGGCTAAGAATCAACTAATGCAATAG
- the gshA gene encoding glutamate--cysteine ligase — MKDKPQNKGLTVNLVAIANHQSEKRKLKPFNELVQHFSDAQGRAALLGMLRGIEREALRIDESGYLALDGHPLELGSALTHSRITTDYSEALLEFITPVNNQVGPLLQGLTETHAFSVRHLHGQRLWPVSMPCYVKDEQNIPVARYGSSNTGKMKTLYRKGLTYRYGALMQIISGVHFNFSVSQELWQSLYELSDKSVSFEDFISESYFGLIRNYRRLVWVLPYLFGASPALCSSFIKGQKTDLRFEKSGRGTLYLPYATSLRMSDLGYTNKEQEDLNISYNSLPEYLAGVRAAIKMPSANFANIGVKVDGEYRQLNANVLQIENEFYSPIRAKRVTKSGEKPSEALARAGVEYIEVRALDVNPFSPIGIEENQVRFLDLFLLYCLLTESPKSDAAEEARLSANLKSVVLEGRKPGLELLTETGTRSLQTWLLDLFEHLDSLAKLLDGDKQEYQAALAHWREAVNDPQKTLSGQVIQQLITKGQDHGQWVMSLAQQYHQYFMDYPLSAEVVSDYQAEAQASLNKQADIEAVQSAVSFDDYLTDYFGTSS, encoded by the coding sequence TTGAAAGATAAGCCTCAAAATAAAGGTCTGACTGTTAACCTTGTCGCGATAGCGAATCACCAATCAGAGAAGCGCAAATTGAAGCCATTCAATGAATTAGTACAACATTTCTCGGACGCTCAAGGGCGTGCCGCACTCCTTGGCATGTTACGTGGAATTGAGCGTGAAGCGCTGCGTATCGACGAGTCAGGCTACCTTGCGTTAGATGGTCATCCATTAGAGCTTGGCTCGGCATTAACGCATTCGCGCATTACGACAGATTACAGTGAAGCACTGCTTGAATTTATCACGCCGGTAAACAATCAAGTTGGTCCCCTATTGCAAGGACTCACCGAGACCCATGCCTTTAGCGTGCGTCATTTGCATGGTCAGCGCCTGTGGCCCGTGAGCATGCCATGTTACGTGAAGGATGAGCAGAATATTCCGGTCGCCCGTTATGGCAGCTCTAACACGGGTAAGATGAAAACCTTGTATCGCAAGGGCTTAACCTACCGTTATGGTGCCTTGATGCAGATCATCTCTGGGGTGCATTTTAACTTCTCGGTATCACAGGAATTGTGGCAAAGCCTCTATGAGTTGAGTGACAAAAGCGTGAGCTTCGAGGATTTTATCTCCGAATCTTACTTTGGCCTTATTCGCAATTACCGCCGTTTAGTCTGGGTATTACCTTATCTGTTTGGGGCATCGCCTGCGCTGTGCAGCTCCTTTATCAAAGGGCAGAAGACCGATTTACGCTTTGAAAAATCGGGTCGCGGCACCCTGTATCTACCCTATGCGACTTCGCTGCGGATGAGCGATCTGGGTTACACCAATAAAGAGCAGGAAGATCTTAACATTAGCTATAACTCCCTGCCCGAGTATCTGGCTGGGGTGAGAGCCGCGATTAAGATGCCATCGGCCAACTTTGCCAATATCGGCGTGAAAGTGGATGGTGAATATCGCCAGCTCAATGCTAATGTGCTGCAAATTGAAAACGAATTTTACTCGCCTATCCGCGCTAAGCGCGTCACCAAAAGTGGTGAGAAGCCCTCCGAAGCCCTTGCACGTGCAGGGGTTGAGTATATTGAGGTGCGTGCATTAGATGTGAACCCCTTCAGCCCGATTGGGATTGAAGAGAACCAAGTGCGTTTTCTCGACTTGTTCTTACTCTATTGCTTATTAACCGAGTCGCCTAAGTCCGATGCGGCAGAAGAAGCCCGTTTAAGTGCTAACTTAAAATCTGTTGTGCTTGAAGGCCGTAAGCCTGGGCTCGAGTTATTAACCGAGACAGGAACGCGTTCACTGCAAACGTGGCTTTTGGATCTGTTTGAGCATTTGGATTCATTGGCTAAGTTACTCGATGGCGATAAACAGGAGTACCAAGCGGCCTTAGCCCATTGGCGTGAAGCCGTGAATGACCCACAAAAGACCTTGTCTGGGCAAGTCATTCAGCAATTAATCACCAAAGGCCAAGACCATGGACAATGGGTGATGTCACTGGCGCAGCAATATCACCAATATTTTATGGATTACCCCTTATCGGCCGAGGTTGTCAGCGATTATCAAGCCGAGGCGCAAGCATCGCTTAATAAGCAAGCGGACATCGAAGCGGTGCAAAGTGCAGTATCCTTTGATGATTATCTGACGGACTATTTCGGGACTTCATCCTAA
- a CDS encoding M16 family metallopeptidase gives MYKGNTLKKWILAVAISAALAGCATETSTQLPVGVKLIENVQLTDSEVGIPFKKYQLANGLTVILHQDHSDPLVHVDVTYHVGSARELAGRSGFAHLFEHMMFQGSEHVADEQHFEVVTEAGGTLNGSTNTDRTNYFETVPSNQLEKMLWLESDRMGFLLPALTSEKFEVQRETVKNERAQRIDNQPYGRMSERFNQAMFPIGHPYSWPVIGWPEDLNRATVDDVKHFFQRWYGPNNATLTIGGDFDELQALAWVNKYFGEIPRGPEVQPEPKTLVTLDKTRYISMEDNVHLPLIRIGFPTVYASHPDEAALDLLANILGGGKTSLVYKNLVKDGYAVQASVSQPCQELACQMSIYALANPQKGATLAELEQRILDSINEFEQRGVTDDDLQKVKVQFEADTIFGLQSVKGKVSMLALNQTMFGEPNKIGVDLARYANVTKDDVMRVFKKYIKDKPMVVMSVVPQGMTALVAHPDNFTPQTLPVANTAVEGDLPTAKLVSSFDRSTMPATGAAPVLKVPTIWTTKLANGIEVMGTQSSETPTVELVIYLNGGHRLVPVEKAGLASLTAEMLNESTQKRSTEQLSQALEMLGSTVDFSASESQSTIKVSALTEHLDETLAILEEKLFQPAFNEADFARVKQQQLQQIQHMQSDPGYVANSALYSLLYGKNNAQGVSDAGTLDSVAALTLADVKAFYAEQYRGANAKIITVANLPESALLPKLAGLSQWQGEASRLPPLKSFPALKGGTIYLIDKPGAAQSVINIAKRALPYDATGNYFKSYLMNYPLGGAFNSRINLNLRENKGYTYGARSSFTGGVEVGDFVASSDVRTDVTAKAVNEFIKEIKAYQQNGMTDTELGFMRNSVSQGQALDYETPYQKAGFMRMIQRYQLSQDFTTEQDKIINTVTKDELNALAASELDISKMIILVVGDKAKIEADLATLGYPIETLVL, from the coding sequence ATGTATAAGGGGAATACCTTGAAAAAATGGATATTAGCGGTTGCAATTTCTGCCGCACTTGCAGGTTGTGCTACCGAAACCTCAACTCAATTACCCGTGGGCGTAAAGTTAATTGAGAATGTACAACTGACGGACTCTGAAGTCGGTATTCCTTTTAAAAAATATCAGCTTGCTAATGGTTTAACGGTTATTTTGCATCAAGATCATTCTGATCCCTTAGTGCATGTCGATGTGACTTATCACGTCGGCTCGGCCAGAGAACTGGCAGGCCGTTCAGGGTTCGCCCATTTATTCGAACATATGATGTTCCAAGGCTCTGAGCACGTCGCCGATGAGCAACATTTTGAGGTGGTAACCGAGGCGGGGGGCACGCTGAACGGCTCTACCAATACCGATAGAACCAACTACTTTGAGACAGTCCCTAGCAACCAGCTCGAAAAAATGCTGTGGCTCGAGTCTGACCGCATGGGCTTTTTGTTGCCGGCGCTAACCAGCGAAAAGTTTGAAGTACAGCGCGAGACAGTGAAAAACGAGCGCGCTCAACGCATTGATAATCAACCCTATGGCCGAATGAGCGAGCGCTTTAATCAGGCGATGTTCCCGATTGGTCATCCCTATTCTTGGCCTGTGATCGGCTGGCCAGAGGATCTTAACCGCGCCACAGTGGATGATGTGAAACACTTTTTCCAGCGCTGGTACGGTCCGAATAACGCCACGCTGACCATTGGCGGCGATTTTGATGAACTGCAAGCCTTAGCCTGGGTAAACAAATACTTTGGCGAAATCCCCCGTGGTCCCGAGGTTCAACCTGAGCCTAAGACCTTAGTTACGCTCGATAAGACGCGCTATATCTCGATGGAAGATAACGTGCATCTGCCGCTGATCCGTATCGGCTTTCCGACTGTGTATGCCAGCCATCCCGATGAAGCCGCTCTGGACTTATTAGCCAATATCCTCGGTGGCGGTAAAACCTCACTCGTGTACAAAAACCTTGTGAAGGATGGTTATGCCGTGCAGGCAAGCGTGAGCCAACCCTGCCAAGAGTTAGCCTGTCAGATGTCGATTTATGCCTTAGCCAATCCGCAAAAGGGCGCGACCTTAGCCGAGCTTGAACAGCGCATTCTCGACTCGATTAATGAGTTTGAGCAGCGCGGCGTTACCGACGATGACCTGCAAAAAGTGAAAGTACAGTTTGAGGCCGATACCATTTTTGGCTTGCAGAGCGTAAAAGGCAAAGTGTCTATGCTTGCCTTGAATCAAACCATGTTTGGTGAGCCGAATAAGATTGGAGTAGACCTTGCGCGCTACGCCAATGTGACCAAAGACGATGTGATGCGGGTATTTAAAAAGTACATCAAAGACAAGCCTATGGTGGTGATGAGTGTGGTACCGCAGGGAATGACGGCTTTAGTCGCTCATCCGGATAACTTCACCCCTCAAACCTTGCCCGTGGCGAATACGGCTGTAGAGGGGGATTTACCTACTGCTAAGTTGGTGTCAAGTTTCGACCGCTCAACAATGCCAGCCACGGGCGCGGCGCCCGTGCTTAAAGTCCCGACAATTTGGACGACTAAGTTAGCCAATGGTATCGAAGTGATGGGCACTCAAAGCAGCGAAACCCCGACTGTGGAGTTAGTGATTTATCTTAACGGCGGACACAGATTAGTGCCCGTTGAAAAGGCGGGTCTGGCAAGCTTAACCGCTGAGATGCTGAATGAGTCGACTCAAAAGCGCTCAACAGAGCAATTGTCGCAGGCGCTTGAGATGCTCGGCAGTACGGTGGACTTTAGTGCCTCCGAATCCCAAAGCACGATTAAGGTGTCGGCGCTCACCGAGCACTTGGATGAAACCTTAGCCATATTGGAAGAAAAGCTGTTCCAGCCTGCGTTTAACGAGGCCGACTTTGCGCGGGTGAAGCAGCAACAGTTGCAGCAAATTCAGCATATGCAGTCAGACCCCGGCTATGTCGCTAACTCTGCGCTGTATAGCTTGCTCTATGGTAAGAATAACGCTCAAGGCGTCAGCGATGCAGGGACCTTAGATTCCGTTGCCGCGCTGACACTTGCGGATGTGAAGGCGTTTTACGCCGAACAGTACCGTGGTGCGAACGCTAAAATCATTACGGTAGCGAATCTGCCTGAAAGTGCATTGCTACCCAAACTTGCAGGATTGAGTCAATGGCAAGGGGAGGCGAGTAGATTGCCGCCGCTTAAATCATTCCCTGCGCTGAAGGGCGGGACTATCTATCTGATCGATAAACCGGGCGCCGCTCAGTCGGTGATTAACATTGCGAAACGTGCCTTACCCTATGATGCAACGGGTAATTATTTTAAATCTTACCTGATGAACTATCCGCTCGGTGGCGCCTTCAATAGCCGTATTAACCTCAACCTACGTGAAAACAAGGGGTATACCTATGGGGCTCGCAGCTCATTTACCGGTGGCGTCGAAGTCGGTGATTTTGTGGCCTCGAGTGATGTGCGTACCGATGTGACCGCCAAGGCGGTAAATGAATTTATCAAAGAGATCAAAGCCTATCAGCAAAATGGGATGACAGACACTGAGCTCGGCTTTATGCGTAACTCGGTTTCCCAAGGGCAAGCATTGGATTATGAGACGCCTTATCAGAAGGCGGGCTTTATGCGGATGATCCAGCGTTACCAGCTGAGCCAAGATTTTACTACCGAGCAGGACAAAATTATAAATACTGTAACAAAAGATGAACTCAATGCCCTCGCGGCTTCCGAGCTAGATATCTCGAAAATGATCATCTTAGTGGTGGGAGATAAGGCGAAAATTGAAGCGGATTTAGCAACTTTAGGCTATCCAATTGAAACTTTAGTATTGTAA
- a CDS encoding YqaA family protein — protein MSELSMMFSGAFLAATLLPGGSEVLLIALLNKAPQAWVALVVVASVGNTLGAMTSFYLGRIGRFAKSPEALSEGKHAKALALIERYGVWSLLLSWAPVVGDLLCLLAGWLKLRVLPALLMILIGKTLRYLIVAAAALHWFS, from the coding sequence ATGTCTGAATTAAGTATGATGTTTTCTGGGGCTTTTTTAGCCGCGACCTTGTTACCGGGAGGATCAGAAGTTTTACTGATTGCGTTGCTGAATAAAGCGCCGCAAGCTTGGGTCGCATTAGTGGTGGTGGCCAGTGTCGGCAATACCTTAGGGGCGATGACGAGTTTTTATCTAGGGCGTATCGGCCGGTTTGCAAAGTCCCCCGAGGCCCTAAGTGAGGGAAAGCATGCCAAAGCCTTAGCCCTTATTGAGCGTTACGGCGTTTGGTCGCTATTGTTGTCGTGGGCGCCTGTAGTTGGTGATCTACTATGTTTATTGGCGGGGTGGTTAAAGCTTCGCGTGTTACCCGCCTTACTGATGATCTTAATTGGCAAAACGCTTCGTTATCTGATAGTTGCCGCTGCCGCATTACATTGGTTTAGTTAG
- a CDS encoding dicarboxylate/amino acid:cation symporter: MILQTISRIPFWQKVLAGFILGALVGVLLGETATVLKPLGDLFISAIKMLVAPLVFCAIVVSITSLGSQTNLKRLSLKTLGMFMLTGTIASLIGLAVGSLIDMGGTMQLATTEVRERNIPGFAQVLLNMIPVNPFASLADGKVLQIIVFAALVGIAINKVGEKAEPLKRTIEAGAEVMFQLTRMVLKLTPIGVFGLMAWVVGEYGLSTLLPLGKFIAAIYIAALIHMIFVYGGLVKFAAGLSPVQFFRKAMPAQLVAFSTSSSFGTLPASTRAVETMGVSKRYSAFVMPLGATMNMDGCGGIYPAIAAIFIAQIYGIPLDTLDYVMIAVTATVASVGTAGVPGSAMVMLTVTLGVIGLPLEGIAFIAAIDRIIDMIRTATNVTGDMMTAVVIGKSENELDVDQFYNNETQTAAIADN; encoded by the coding sequence ATGATCCTTCAAACCATTAGCCGCATTCCTTTTTGGCAAAAAGTCCTCGCAGGCTTCATTTTAGGTGCGCTCGTTGGCGTACTTTTAGGTGAAACCGCCACTGTGCTTAAACCGCTTGGCGATTTGTTTATCAGCGCCATTAAGATGCTGGTTGCGCCACTGGTCTTCTGTGCGATTGTGGTCAGTATTACCTCGCTCGGCTCTCAAACGAATCTCAAACGCTTAAGTCTTAAGACCTTAGGCATGTTCATGCTGACAGGCACTATCGCCTCACTGATAGGTTTAGCTGTTGGCTCGCTTATCGATATGGGCGGCACAATGCAACTGGCAACCACGGAAGTGCGTGAGCGCAATATTCCAGGCTTTGCGCAGGTGCTGCTCAATATGATCCCAGTGAATCCCTTTGCCTCACTGGCGGATGGAAAAGTACTGCAGATCATTGTATTTGCCGCATTAGTCGGGATCGCCATCAACAAGGTTGGCGAGAAAGCCGAGCCACTAAAACGCACCATCGAAGCGGGTGCCGAAGTTATGTTCCAACTGACACGCATGGTGCTAAAACTCACCCCAATCGGCGTGTTTGGTTTAATGGCTTGGGTAGTGGGTGAATATGGTTTATCGACCCTATTACCTCTAGGTAAATTTATCGCCGCTATCTATATTGCCGCCCTTATCCATATGATTTTTGTCTACGGCGGACTAGTGAAATTTGCCGCGGGTTTAAGCCCTGTGCAATTTTTCCGTAAGGCCATGCCGGCGCAATTAGTGGCTTTTAGTACCTCTTCAAGCTTCGGCACTCTGCCTGCGAGTACCAGAGCGGTTGAGACCATGGGTGTTTCAAAGCGTTATAGCGCCTTCGTTATGCCGCTCGGCGCTACCATGAACATGGATGGCTGTGGTGGTATCTACCCTGCGATTGCCGCAATTTTTATCGCTCAAATTTACGGTATTCCACTCGATACCTTAGATTATGTGATGATTGCCGTTACAGCCACGGTGGCCTCAGTCGGTACGGCTGGCGTGCCAGGCAGCGCCATGGTGATGTTAACTGTTACCTTAGGCGTGATTGGTTTACCCCTAGAAGGTATCGCCTTTATTGCCGCCATCGACCGTATTATCGATATGATCCGCACCGCGACCAACGTCACAGGCGATATGATGACCGCCGTAGTGATTGGCAAATCTGAAAATGAGCTTGATGTTGATCAGTTTTACAACAACGAGACTCAAACGGCTGCCATTGCCGATAATTAA
- a CDS encoding sodium ion-translocating decarboxylase subunit beta, translating to MDGLLAFWAETGIAHFTAGQVLMMAVGALLLYLAIVRGFEPLLLLPIGFGAVLANIPNAGFTEEGGMLYYAYHVGIETGVFPLLIFMGVGALTDFSALIANPKTLLLGAAAQFGIFATLIGAIALNLVPGFEFTMQDAAAIAIIGGADGPTAIFLASKLAPELLGAIAVAAYSYMALVPIIQPPIMRLLTTQAEREIKMEQLREVSKKEKIIFPLMVLGLTILFLPAATPLVGMFCLGNLMRESGVVDRLSKTAQNELINIVTIFLGLAVGSKLSAEQFLRVETLGILVLGALAFGIGTAAGVLMAKLMCKLTGGKVNPLIGAAGVSAVPMAARVVNKVGLEANHHNFLLMHAMGPNVAGVLGSAVAAGILLAVLG from the coding sequence ATGGATGGTTTACTGGCTTTCTGGGCCGAAACGGGCATAGCTCATTTTACTGCGGGGCAAGTCTTGATGATGGCTGTGGGTGCCTTGCTGTTATACCTTGCGATAGTGCGTGGCTTTGAGCCACTGCTACTGTTACCCATTGGTTTTGGTGCTGTATTGGCGAATATTCCCAACGCGGGCTTTACCGAAGAGGGAGGAATGCTCTATTACGCCTACCATGTTGGGATTGAAACCGGGGTGTTTCCGCTGCTGATCTTTATGGGGGTCGGGGCACTGACAGATTTTAGTGCGCTGATTGCCAATCCAAAGACCTTGCTACTCGGCGCAGCGGCGCAGTTTGGGATTTTCGCAACCTTAATTGGGGCGATAGCGCTAAATCTAGTACCAGGCTTTGAATTTACCATGCAGGATGCCGCTGCCATTGCCATCATCGGTGGCGCGGATGGACCAACGGCGATATTCCTTGCCTCTAAGCTGGCGCCTGAGTTGCTCGGGGCGATTGCCGTGGCTGCCTATTCCTATATGGCGCTGGTGCCGATTATCCAGCCGCCAATCATGCGTTTACTCACGACCCAAGCCGAGCGTGAGATAAAGATGGAGCAGCTCAGGGAGGTGAGTAAAAAGGAAAAGATTATTTTCCCACTGATGGTCCTGGGCTTAACGATTCTATTCTTACCCGCTGCAACGCCTCTCGTTGGGATGTTCTGCCTTGGCAACCTAATGCGTGAGTCGGGTGTGGTAGATAGATTATCGAAAACGGCGCAAAACGAGCTGATTAATATCGTCACCATTTTCTTAGGCTTAGCCGTTGGTTCTAAACTTTCTGCGGAGCAGTTCTTGCGCGTCGAAACCTTAGGCATCTTAGTGCTTGGCGCGTTGGCGTTCGGCATTGGTACCGCTGCAGGGGTGCTGATGGCAAAACTGATGTGCAAATTAACTGGCGGTAAGGTCAATCCATTAATTGGCGCGGCGGGCGTATCTGCAGTGCCAATGGCGGCAAGGGTGGTGAATAAGGTGGGGTTAGAGGCTAATCACCATAACTTTTTGCTGATGCACGCCATGGGGCCAAACGTTGCTGGGGTATTAGGCTCTGCGGTTGCGGCGGGGATTTTACTCGCCGTGCTTGGTTAA